From the Gadus chalcogrammus isolate NIFS_2021 chromosome 15, NIFS_Gcha_1.0, whole genome shotgun sequence genome, one window contains:
- the zdhhc16a gene encoding palmitoyltransferase ZDHHC16A isoform X1 codes for MRWCHSSLLHLLCCLRLRVCTRKCRFRPPMLLRELWAYVKLVLQSLQYNSLTNSDVVFDSVFEPVFWTVDRITRWFGMVFVCLVVVLTSSILVICYMILLPMVFATYHPAWITWHLFYGHWNLVMIIFHYYKATKTSPGYPPIVKNDIPFVSVCKKCIIPKPARTHHCGICNRCILKMDHHCPWLNNCVGHFNQRYFFCFCLAMSMGCMYCSISGRNLFLDAYNTLERFKHMDGERPGVPVTGMGLLIGILPSGQVHKTHTCTHSHSDTLGLEPLLMFFSSSKTNYQTPSPPYTFRDRMVHKSIIYMWVLTSTVGVALGGLTVWHAVLISRGETSIERHINFKETKRLAKRGKVYKNPFNYGKLNNWKVFLGVQKRSHWLTRVLLPSGHNPPGDGLTWDVLPFKRDTVPV; via the exons ATGAGGTGGTGCCACAGCTCCCTCCTGCACCTGCTGTGTTGCTTGCGTTTGCGAGTGTGCACCAGGAAATGCCGGTTCCGGCCGCCCATGCTTCTGCGGGAGCTGTGGGCCTACGTGAAGCTGGTGCTTCAGTCTCTCCAATACAACTCCCTCACTAACTCCGATGTGGTCTTTGACTCGGTATTCGAACCCGTCTTCTGGACAGTCGACCGCATTACCCGATGGTTTGGGATG gtgtttgtgtgtctggtggtGGTCCTGACCAGCTCTATCCTGGTGATCTGCTACATGATCCTGCTACCCATGGTCTTTGCCACCTACCATCCAGCGTGGATCACGTGGCACCTCTTTTACGGGCACTGGAACCTGGTCATGATCATCTTCCACTACTACAAAGCCACCAAGACATCCCCGGGATACCCTCCTATA GTGAAAAATGACATTccatttgtgtctgtctgtaagaAGTGCATCATTCCTAAACCAGCCAGGACACACCACTGTGGCATTTGTAACAG GTGCATTCTGAAAATGGACCATCATTGTC CCTGGTTGAATAATTGTGTGGGCCACTTTAACCAGCGTtacttcttctgcttctgcctGGCCATGTCCATGGGCTGCATGTACTGCAGCATCAGTGGCAGGAACCTCTTCCTCGACGCGTACAATACTCTAGAG CGCTTTAAGCATATGGACGGGGAGAGGCCAGGGGTGCCCGTGACTGGGATGGGGCTTCTCATAGGGATCTTACCTTCCGGGCAGGTACACAAGactcacacttgcacacactcacactctgacACTCTTGGGTTGGAGCCATTATTAATGTTCTTTTCTTCATCCAAGACCAACTACcaaaccccctcacccccctacaCCTTCAGGGACAGGATGGTCCATAAGAGCATCATCTACATGTGGGTCCTTACCAG CACAGTGGGCGTGGCCCTGGGAGGCCTTACCGTCTGGCATGCGGTCCTCATATCCAGGGGAGAGACCAGTATCGAGAGACACATCAACTTCAAGGAAACCAAGCGGCTAGCCAAGCGGGGAAAG GTTTATAAAAACCCTTTTAATTATGGAAAGTTGAACAACTGGAAGGTATTTCTGGGCGTTCAGAAGAGAAG CCACTGGTTGACCAGGGTCCTCCTTCCCTCTGGACACAACCCCCCGGGCGACGGTCTGACCTGGGACGTCCTCCCCTTCAAGAGGGACACCGTCCCCGTGTGA
- the rrp12 gene encoding RRP12-like protein, producing the protein MVKSGKLKSGVANKLKRWKKGHSSDSNPETNRYRQAAKSRFFSRPSEKSDLTVDALKLHNDLQVGPLDVSDRRGARMEEDDDLAFTEKTSGTFLSGLSDCSNLTFSKVQRYWESNSAPHKEICAVLAAVTEVIRSQGGKETETEYFAALMTTLEAVDAPESLAAVAYLLCLVMKRVPTPVLVSKYSDTSKALMDVMSQQASCETGSALRWVLSCLATLLKKQDVSVWNYPSTLQTYHGLLSFTVHKKPKVRKAAQHGVCSILRGSEFLFKDNAPSHHPAAMATAKFCIKEMEQAGGSKEDTTTLHVLGVLKELLPSFPQGAVKTCCETLLRVMTLGHVLVTASAMQAFHKLFTGKPNPSTMSAELNAQIITALYDYLPSENDLQPLLAWLAVMEKAHVHLAGLQSSLNTGHLPRLFTAAMTCLLSPHTPVVSAATNTLKTLLTECVGPHMEEIGTVTASASSGNASYVCRMFRIVEEGLSYRYHASWPFVLQALGSFYRVAGKRAHPVMMKSLQSLAALRPTPHFPFTGELDLAVGGAVESMGPEVVLGAVPLNITGYDDDLEFPRSWLVPILRDHTKNTQLAFFSSYFLPLATTLHQRAEQLLQAGEKLEAKVYNTLQMQVWTMLPGFCTGATDIQTSFKSLARGLGTAINERPDLRLTLCQALRVTITKSCSTEGDRAEVGRFAKNFLPILFNVYSQQPAAGEPTYYRMAVLDTIKVYLTITDLAMICTFLQKATERLGNKENEFTRLSVMDLVVAMAPCVDEGNMTKTYELIKPYLETKEAGMQKKAYRVLEELCGGERPECQAFITANMETLKQVLLDTLKNASSPAKRPRLKVLLHIVKRLEDEHRDFIIVLLPEVIICTKETSVGARKNAYTLLVEIGKAFVRFCDSPKDALEQYLALVYAGLLGSVTMITCTVLALTRLVFEYKDSIATTTMEELLHNVCLLLSSSTREIVKAALGFIKVLLFVMDPKTLASHVSVIMDGIGNLKDDMKRHFRTKLKNIFTKLTRKFGFELVKSMLPVEHHKVLINIRKSEARTKRRKEAEEEPEDSDSEADAPKPQSQNIEDILADSDSEMSDDEGGKGGKGQKNAGKQTQKGRAWLKEGEADEPLNFLDPTVSQRVLATNPKKKSRAKELHGFKLTTDGRLIIKDGDDEEDDVKKDAEDDLKDILEEAGVRTKKTQKRKYDEDDLDEDMETDAKSKYKAGGSGIHRPLGGGRDSGAEYKSKKGKGDVKQTGKVDPYAYIPLRKATLNRRKKAKLQGQFKGMVRGVQKGAQSGKKMKRNINKKRT; encoded by the exons ATGGTAAAATCTGGAAAGCTCAAGTCGGGGGTCGCAAACAAACTGAAACGATGGAAGAAAGGACACAGCAGCGATTCGAATCCAGAAACAAATCGTTATCGTCAGGCCGCTAAAAGTCGCTTTTTCAGCCGACCGAGTG AAAAGAGTGATCTCACAGTCGACGCTCTTAAGCTCCACAATGACCTGCAAGTCGGACCCCTGGATGTTAGTGACCGAAGAGGAGCCCGCATGGAGGAAGACGACGATCTGGCCTTCACTGAGAAGACCTCCGGCACTTTCCTCAGTGGTCTGTCTGACTGCTCCAACCTCACCTTCAGTAAGGTCCAGCGGTACTGGGAGTCCAACTCCGCCCCTCACAAAGAG ATCTGTGCTGTGCTGGCTGCTGTCACTGAGGTGATCCGTTCTCAAGGAGGGAAAGAGACCGAGACCGAATACTTTGCTGCACTG ATGACCACGCTGGAGGCTGTGGACGCCCCAGAGTCCCTGGCCGCCGTTGCCTACCTCCTCTGCCTGGTCATGAAACG GGTCCCTACTCCAGTGCTGGTCTCCAAGTATTCCGACACGTCCAAGGCCCTGATGGACGTCATGTCCCAGCAGGCCAGCTGTGAGACCGGCTCCGCCCTCCGTTGG GTGCTGTCGTGCCTGGCCACCCTGTTGAAGAAGCAGGACGTGTCCGTGTGGAACTACCCCTCCACCCTGCAGACGTACCACGGCCTGCTCAGCTTCACTGTCCACAAGAAGCCCAAG gtccGCAAGGCAGCGCAGCACGGAGTGTGCTCCATCCTCAGAGGGAGCGAGTTCCTGTTTAAAGACAACGCCCCATCCCATCATCCCGCGGCCATGGCAACGGCCAAGTTCTGCATCAAAGAAATGGAACAGGCTGGGG GCAGCAAGGAGGACACCACCACACTGCACGTGCTGGGGGTCCTGAAGGAGCTGCTGCCCTCCTTCCCCCAGGGGGCGGTCAAGACCTGCTGTGAGACGCTGCTGCGCGTGATGACGCTCGGACACGTG ctggTGACGGCCAGTGCCATGCAGGCCTTCCACAAGCTGTTCACCGGGAAGCCCAACCCCAGCACCATGTCAGCGGAGCTCAACGCCCAGATCATCACG GCCCTGTACGACTACCTGCCCAGCGAGAACGACCTGCAGCCGTTGCTGGCCTGGCTCGCTGTCATGGAGAAGGCCCACGTCCACCTGGCAGG CCTGCAGAGTTCTCTGAACACGGGGCACCTCCCCCGCCTGTTCACAGCGGCCATGACCTGCCTCCTGTCCCCCCACACGCCCGTGGTGTCCGCGGCAACCAACACGCTCAAG accCTCCTGACGGAGTGTGTGGGTCCTCACATGGAGGAGATCGGCACGGTGACCGCCAGCGCCTCCTCCGGGAACGCCTCCTACGTCTGCAGGATGTTCCG catCGTGGAGGAGGGCCTGTCCTACCGCTACCACGCCTCCTGGCCGTTCGTCCTGCAGGCCCTCGGCTCCTTCTACCGCGTGGCGGGGAAGCGGGCGCACCCCGTCATGATGAAG tccctaCAGTCCCTGGCGGCGCTGCGGCCGACCCCCCACTTCCCCTTCACCGGGGAGCTGGACCTGGCCGTGGGGGGCGCGGTGGAGAGCATGGGCCCCGAGGTGGTCCTGGGCGCCGTGCCGCTGAACATCACGGGCTACGA TGACGACCTGGAGTTCCCCCGGAGCTGGCTGGTGCCGATCCTCCGAGACCACACAAAGAACACCCAGCTGGCGTTCTTCAGCTCCTACTTCCTGCCGCTGGCCACCACGCTCCACCAGAGAG ctgagcagctgctgcaggccGGAGAGAAGCTGGAGGCCAAAGTCTACAACACGCTACAGATGCAG GTATGGACTATGCTCCCTGGCTTCTGCACGGGCGCCACAGACATCCAGACCTCCTTCAAGAGCCTGGCCCGGGGGCTGGGCACGGCCATCAACGAGCGGCCAGACCTGCGGCTCACCCTCTGCCAGGCGCTCCGAGTCACCATCACCAAGAGCTGCTCCACGG AAGGGGACCGGGCCGAGGTGGGTCGCTTCGCCAAGAACTTCCTGCCCATCCTGTTCAACGTGTACAGCCAGCAGCCGGCCGCCGGAGAGCCCACCTACTACCGCATGGCCGTCCTGGACACCATCAAGGTGTACCTCACCATCACCGACCTGGCCATGATCTGCACCTTCCTGCAGAAGGCCACGGAGAGACTGGGCAACAAGGAGAACGAGTTCACCCG GCTGTCGGTCATGGATCTAGTGGTTGCCATGGCGCCCTGTGTGGACGAGGGCAACATGACTAAGACCTACGAGCTGATCAAGCCCTACCTGGAG acgaAGGAGGCAGGCATGCAGAAGAAGGCCTACCGTGTGCTGGAGGAGCTGTGCGGTGGCGAGCGACCCGAGTGCCAGGCCTTCATCACGGCCAACATGGAGACGCTCAAACAAGTGCTGCTGGACACCCTGAAGAACGCCTCATCGCCCGCCAAACGG CCGAGGCTCAAGGTTCTGCTGCACATCGTGAAGCGTCTGGAGGACGAGCACCGGGACTTCATCATCGTTCTGCTGCCCGAG GTCATCATCTGCACCAAGGAGACGTCCGTGGGCGCTCGTAAGAACGCCTACACCCTGTTGGTGGAGATCGGGAAGGCGTTTGTGCGCTTCTGTGACAGTCCAAAGG ACGCGCTGGAGCAGTACCTGGCTCTGGTGTACGCCGGCCTCCTGGGCTCCGTCACCATGATCACCTGCACCGTGCTGGCCTTGACCCGCCTGGTGTTCGAGTACAAAG ACTCCATCGCCACGACGACCATGGAAGAGCTGCTGCACAACGTGTGCCTACtgctctcctccagcacccgAGAGATCGTCAAAGCCGCCCTGGGCTTCATCAAAGTGCTCCTCTTCGTCATGGACCCCAAGACCCTGGCGTCCCACGTCTCCGTCATC ATGGACGGCATCGGCAACCTGAAGGACGACATGAAGAGGCACTTCCGCACCAAGCTGAAGAACATCTTCACCAAGCTCACCAGGAAGTTTGG GTTCGAGCTGGTGAAGAGCATGCTGCCCGTCGAGCATCACAAGGTCCTGATCAACATCCGCAAGTCGGAGGCCCGCACCAAGAGACgcaaggaggcggaggaggagcccgAGGACTCTGACAGCGAGGCCGACGCCCCCAAACCCCAGTCCCAAAA CATCGAGGACATCCTGGCGGACTCGGACAGCGAGATGTCGGACGACGAAGGCGGGAAGGGCGGCAAGGGCCAGAAGAACGCGGGCAAGCAGACGCAGAAGGGCCGGGCGTGGCTGAAGGAGGGCGAGGCGGACGAGCCGCTCAACTTCCTGGACCCCACCGTGTCCCAGAGGGTTCTGG CGACCAACCCCAAGAAGAAGAGCCGGGCCAAGGAGCTGCACGGCTTCAAGCTGACCACGGACGGACGGCTCATCATCAAGGACGGCGACGACGAAGAGGATGACGTGAAGAAAG
- the zdhhc16a gene encoding palmitoyltransferase ZDHHC16A isoform X3, producing MRWCHSSLLHLLCCLRLRVCTRKCRFRPPMLLRELWAYVKLVLQSLQYNSLTNSDVVFDSVFEPVFWTVDRITRWFGMVFVCLVVVLTSSILVICYMILLPMVFATYHPAWITWHLFYGHWNLVMIIFHYYKATKTSPGYPPIVKNDIPFVSVCKKCIIPKPARTHHCGICNRCILKMDHHCPWLNNCVGHFNQRYFFCFCLAMSMGCMYCSISGRNLFLDAYNTLETNYQTPSPPYTFRDRMVHKSIIYMWVLTSTVGVALGGLTVWHAVLISRGETSIERHINFKETKRLAKRGKVYKNPFNYGKLNNWKVFLGVQKRSHWLTRVLLPSGHNPPGDGLTWDVLPFKRDTVPV from the exons ATGAGGTGGTGCCACAGCTCCCTCCTGCACCTGCTGTGTTGCTTGCGTTTGCGAGTGTGCACCAGGAAATGCCGGTTCCGGCCGCCCATGCTTCTGCGGGAGCTGTGGGCCTACGTGAAGCTGGTGCTTCAGTCTCTCCAATACAACTCCCTCACTAACTCCGATGTGGTCTTTGACTCGGTATTCGAACCCGTCTTCTGGACAGTCGACCGCATTACCCGATGGTTTGGGATG gtgtttgtgtgtctggtggtGGTCCTGACCAGCTCTATCCTGGTGATCTGCTACATGATCCTGCTACCCATGGTCTTTGCCACCTACCATCCAGCGTGGATCACGTGGCACCTCTTTTACGGGCACTGGAACCTGGTCATGATCATCTTCCACTACTACAAAGCCACCAAGACATCCCCGGGATACCCTCCTATA GTGAAAAATGACATTccatttgtgtctgtctgtaagaAGTGCATCATTCCTAAACCAGCCAGGACACACCACTGTGGCATTTGTAACAG GTGCATTCTGAAAATGGACCATCATTGTC CCTGGTTGAATAATTGTGTGGGCCACTTTAACCAGCGTtacttcttctgcttctgcctGGCCATGTCCATGGGCTGCATGTACTGCAGCATCAGTGGCAGGAACCTCTTCCTCGACGCGTACAATACTCTAGAG ACCAACTACcaaaccccctcacccccctacaCCTTCAGGGACAGGATGGTCCATAAGAGCATCATCTACATGTGGGTCCTTACCAG CACAGTGGGCGTGGCCCTGGGAGGCCTTACCGTCTGGCATGCGGTCCTCATATCCAGGGGAGAGACCAGTATCGAGAGACACATCAACTTCAAGGAAACCAAGCGGCTAGCCAAGCGGGGAAAG GTTTATAAAAACCCTTTTAATTATGGAAAGTTGAACAACTGGAAGGTATTTCTGGGCGTTCAGAAGAGAAG CCACTGGTTGACCAGGGTCCTCCTTCCCTCTGGACACAACCCCCCGGGCGACGGTCTGACCTGGGACGTCCTCCCCTTCAAGAGGGACACCGTCCCCGTGTGA
- the zdhhc16a gene encoding palmitoyltransferase ZDHHC16A isoform X2, translated as MRWCHSSLLHLLCCLRLRVCTRKCRFRPPMLLRELWAYVKLVLQSLQYNSLTNSDVVFDSVFEPVFWTVDRITRWFGMVFVCLVVVLTSSILVICYMILLPMVFATYHPAWITWHLFYGHWNLVMIIFHYYKATKTSPGYPPIVKNDIPFVSVCKKCIIPKPARTHHCGICNRCILKMDHHCPWLNNCVGHFNQRYFFCFCLAMSMGCMYCSISGRNLFLDAYNTLERFKHMDGERPGVPVTGMGLLIGILPSGQTNYQTPSPPYTFRDRMVHKSIIYMWVLTSTVGVALGGLTVWHAVLISRGETSIERHINFKETKRLAKRGKVYKNPFNYGKLNNWKVFLGVQKRSHWLTRVLLPSGHNPPGDGLTWDVLPFKRDTVPV; from the exons ATGAGGTGGTGCCACAGCTCCCTCCTGCACCTGCTGTGTTGCTTGCGTTTGCGAGTGTGCACCAGGAAATGCCGGTTCCGGCCGCCCATGCTTCTGCGGGAGCTGTGGGCCTACGTGAAGCTGGTGCTTCAGTCTCTCCAATACAACTCCCTCACTAACTCCGATGTGGTCTTTGACTCGGTATTCGAACCCGTCTTCTGGACAGTCGACCGCATTACCCGATGGTTTGGGATG gtgtttgtgtgtctggtggtGGTCCTGACCAGCTCTATCCTGGTGATCTGCTACATGATCCTGCTACCCATGGTCTTTGCCACCTACCATCCAGCGTGGATCACGTGGCACCTCTTTTACGGGCACTGGAACCTGGTCATGATCATCTTCCACTACTACAAAGCCACCAAGACATCCCCGGGATACCCTCCTATA GTGAAAAATGACATTccatttgtgtctgtctgtaagaAGTGCATCATTCCTAAACCAGCCAGGACACACCACTGTGGCATTTGTAACAG GTGCATTCTGAAAATGGACCATCATTGTC CCTGGTTGAATAATTGTGTGGGCCACTTTAACCAGCGTtacttcttctgcttctgcctGGCCATGTCCATGGGCTGCATGTACTGCAGCATCAGTGGCAGGAACCTCTTCCTCGACGCGTACAATACTCTAGAG CGCTTTAAGCATATGGACGGGGAGAGGCCAGGGGTGCCCGTGACTGGGATGGGGCTTCTCATAGGGATCTTACCTTCCGGGCAG ACCAACTACcaaaccccctcacccccctacaCCTTCAGGGACAGGATGGTCCATAAGAGCATCATCTACATGTGGGTCCTTACCAG CACAGTGGGCGTGGCCCTGGGAGGCCTTACCGTCTGGCATGCGGTCCTCATATCCAGGGGAGAGACCAGTATCGAGAGACACATCAACTTCAAGGAAACCAAGCGGCTAGCCAAGCGGGGAAAG GTTTATAAAAACCCTTTTAATTATGGAAAGTTGAACAACTGGAAGGTATTTCTGGGCGTTCAGAAGAGAAG CCACTGGTTGACCAGGGTCCTCCTTCCCTCTGGACACAACCCCCCGGGCGACGGTCTGACCTGGGACGTCCTCCCCTTCAAGAGGGACACCGTCCCCGTGTGA
- the ubtd1a gene encoding ubiquitin domain-containing protein 1a isoform X2 — MGVTTSRDYRYHQAADRPFKGLRSLKCRNEPLRREGPPWKSEVPMTEGQLRGKRDEFWDTAPAFDGRKEIWDALRAAALAVECNDLGLAQAIVDGACITLPHGSLTESYDELGNRYQLPAYTLALPVNLLTETTCSKDLSPASETPAPAPPPKQEFQLRVRLSSGKDLRVTATMADSIWELKGRLQAQHEIDVSHQRWFFSGKLLTDKTRLQDTKIQKDFVVQVIVNQPPAVTSG; from the exons ATGGGAGTGACGACCTCCAGGGACTACAGATACCATCAGGCTGCAGACCGACCCTTTAAGGGCTTAAGGTCACTGAAAT gccGGAACGAGCCCCTGAGGAGGGAGGGCCCACCGTGGAAGAGTGAGGTCCCGATGACGGAGGGCCAGCTGCGGGGCAAGAGGGACGAGTTCTGGGACACGGCGCCGGCCTTCGACGGCAGGAAGGAGATCTGGGACGCCCTCAGGGCGGCGGCGCTGGCCGTGGAGTGCAACGACCTGGGGCTGGCCCAGGCCATCGTGGACGGAGCCTGTATTACCCTGCCCCATg GTTCCCTCACAGAGAGCTACGATGAGCTGGGCAACCGCTACCAGCTGCCCGCGTACACACTCGCCCTCCCCGTCAACCTCCTCACAGAAACCACCTGCAGCAAAGACCTGTCCCCTGCCTCAGAGACCcccgccccggcccccccgcccaAACAGGAGTTCCAGCTCCGGGTTCGGCTGTCCAGCG GCAAGGACCTGCGTGTGACGGCCACAATGGCCGACTCCATCTGGGAGCTGAAGGGGAGGCTGCAGGCGCAGCACGAGATCGACGTGTCCCACCAGCGGTGGTTCTTCTCTGGGAAGCTGCTCACCGACAAGACCCGGCTACAGGACACCAAGATCCAGAAGGACTTTGTCGTCCAGGTGATCGTCAACCAACCCCCTGCGGTCACCAGCGGCTAA
- the ubtd1a gene encoding ubiquitin domain-containing protein 1a isoform X1 translates to MWQANCTRMHNIADWISGTVMGGCVGRNQMDGRGTTGSATRNKKSGGRNEPLRREGPPWKSEVPMTEGQLRGKRDEFWDTAPAFDGRKEIWDALRAAALAVECNDLGLAQAIVDGACITLPHGSLTESYDELGNRYQLPAYTLALPVNLLTETTCSKDLSPASETPAPAPPPKQEFQLRVRLSSGKDLRVTATMADSIWELKGRLQAQHEIDVSHQRWFFSGKLLTDKTRLQDTKIQKDFVVQVIVNQPPAVTSG, encoded by the exons ATGTGGCAAGCAAACTGCACAAGAATGCATAACATAGCAGACTGGATCTCAG GCACTGTCATGGGGGGCTGTGTTGGGAGAAACCAGATGGATGGACGGGGCACCACGGGCAGCGCGACCCGCAACAAAAAGAGTGGCG gccGGAACGAGCCCCTGAGGAGGGAGGGCCCACCGTGGAAGAGTGAGGTCCCGATGACGGAGGGCCAGCTGCGGGGCAAGAGGGACGAGTTCTGGGACACGGCGCCGGCCTTCGACGGCAGGAAGGAGATCTGGGACGCCCTCAGGGCGGCGGCGCTGGCCGTGGAGTGCAACGACCTGGGGCTGGCCCAGGCCATCGTGGACGGAGCCTGTATTACCCTGCCCCATg GTTCCCTCACAGAGAGCTACGATGAGCTGGGCAACCGCTACCAGCTGCCCGCGTACACACTCGCCCTCCCCGTCAACCTCCTCACAGAAACCACCTGCAGCAAAGACCTGTCCCCTGCCTCAGAGACCcccgccccggcccccccgcccaAACAGGAGTTCCAGCTCCGGGTTCGGCTGTCCAGCG GCAAGGACCTGCGTGTGACGGCCACAATGGCCGACTCCATCTGGGAGCTGAAGGGGAGGCTGCAGGCGCAGCACGAGATCGACGTGTCCCACCAGCGGTGGTTCTTCTCTGGGAAGCTGCTCACCGACAAGACCCGGCTACAGGACACCAAGATCCAGAAGGACTTTGTCGTCCAGGTGATCGTCAACCAACCCCCTGCGGTCACCAGCGGCTAA